TTAAAACTTTTCACGGTAGCTCTCAACACCCACCACCCACCGGGGAAGGCCACCGTTGCGGCCATCACATCTCCGTCACGAGCCCTTGAGTCCTTGGAGAAGTCTATTTGTGCAAATGCAACTGCAGAAGCTGCCCAGAGCTTTCAGAAGGTATATTTTGTAATATATTGCTTGAAAACCTACTATAATGCCGATAATGTGTTTATTCAAGGGATGTCAGTTCCTCatctaattttcttttcttccttTCCCCATTTGATGGTATCAATCTTCTATAATTTTCCCCCGCATGCGTGATTTGAAGTTATGTATTCTtgcttttaaatttttaaatctgctaattataatttataggAGAACATTATTCTAAAGCAACATTATTATTGCCAACACACTACTGTAAAATCGATTCTTGATTTGGGAAAAAAAGTGGGTTCTTTCTGTTTGTGTGAAAAATCGATTCTTGATTTGGGAATTTGTCTTATGATTTAATCAAGTGAAGCTTTCATATATATGATTCAAGGACTTGTCTTATGATTTAATCATTCCcgattatttttatattacatAGTATGCAGTTGATGTTTTTTTTAAGGCAAGTGATAAATTTCAGAAGCTTTCATATGTAGGATACAAGTACTTATCTTAGCATTTTATCATTCcagattatttttaagtttcttAGTAAGTAAGCTAGATATGTATGGATTGAAAATATGCTTGAAATATTCAATTGCTTAGAATGTTCCTGCAACCAACTTGATGTTTATTGTTGTAGTTGAATCTGTGTTGGTTGTTGTAGGTTTTATACTTGACAATGGAAGATGACAACCCAACTGAAGAGTTGGGGGGAGAATACATTGAAGGAGTAGAACTGGATCACATTTCACAAAAGCAATGTGGAGTTTCTGATTTATCTATGCCAGAAAACGTTGAGGTACTAACTGAAATCTCTGTTGTCGATATTTTGGAGAACaaactagcagtgggttcaaTTGTGAATAGTGTTGAAGAGGCATATTTGTTGTATTGTCAGTACGCGCATGCCAAGGGATTTAGTGTGAGAAAGGGTGATCAACGTTGTTTTCCCAAAACTAGTGAACTTCAATCAAAGGAATTTAATTGCTCATGTGAAGGTTTGAAAGATGAAAAATGTTCTAGTAAAAGTATTCCAGTTTATCAAAAGTTGATCACTAGAACTAAATGTAAAGCCAATTTGAAAATTACAAGGGAAAAAGGGGGTGAATGGCGGGTGAGTAGATTTTTGGAGGAGCATAATCATGAGATGTTTGCACTTGATCAAACTCACCTGTTAAGATCGGCACGCAATTTATCACATGCAAAAAAATCCACTCTAGAAGCTATGGTGAATGCTGGAATATCTGTCTCTAATGCAGTTTCTTTTATGAAAAATGAAGCATGCCACAAAATTTAGGTTTTATTAAAAAAGATGCATATGACCATATGAGTCGGCTAAAAAAGCATACCAAAGTTGAGAATGGAGATGCAACTGCACTTATCCAATATTTTATTGAGAAGGCGAACAAAGAGAATTACTTTTACTGGAATGTGCAATTGGATGATGACGATAGAGTGATGAATTTTTTCTTTAGGGACTACAAATGTGCAGTGGATTATGAATATTTTGGTGATGTGCTGTCGATTGACACAACATATAGATCAAACAAATACAATTTGATTTGTGCTCCATTTATTGGTATAAATCACCATATGCAAAATGTGTTGTTTGGTTTGGCTTTTATGTCAGATGAGACCGAAGCTTCTTTTGAGTGGTTGTTTACAACATTTCTTGATGTTATGTATGGAAAACAACCTGAAACTATATTTTCAGACCAATGCCAGGCCATGATGAATGCCATTGAAACGGTTTTTCCACATTCACATCATCGTTTATGTCAATGGCATATAAATCAAAATGCTCCTTCACATTTTGGGAATTTAAATGgcgattcaaatttcaaaaaatcgtggtataaatgcatgaattactgCGACTCTGAAGATGAATTTGATGCCACGTGGACATATATGATCgatatatataatttgtgtGGTCATAAATGGTTGAATGTGATGTATAAAATCAGGAAAAAATGGGCTACTGCTTTTAGCAATGGAAGATTTCGTGCAGGACTTTTGGCTACCTCAAGGAGTGAGGTCACAAATATGGTTTTGAAGAAAGCAGGTAATAAAATGTGTTCTTTGTATGAATTTGTGATGAATTATACAAAAATTCTAAATAAATGGCGGGAGAAGGAGAAGTTTGAGGATACCCGTTGTCGTCATGGTAAGCCTGCAcagattttaaaaaatcatccGTTGTTGATTCATGCTGCTGATGTCTACACTATTTCCATTTACAAGTTATTCGAAATTGAATTGGTTAACTCTTTGAATTGCAAATCTGTTCAACCACCATCTTGTTTTGGTAATGATtggaatttgattgagttcagAGTAAAATCTCACGATGAAAACTCAAGGGTCAGACAAGTGGTGTTCAATAAGCAGAATCATGAAATAAAGTGTAGTTGTTCTAAGTTTGAGACAATGGGGATTTTGTGTAAGCATGTTTTGATGGTGTTTAACTCTTTGGGCGTCACTGTTTTACCCAACTGTTACATTTTGAAGAGATGGATGAAGAATATAAAAACTATAGTTAACAATGACTTCAAAGaaagtggtggtggtggtggtggtggtggttaTAAATCTGAGATGGTGTTTGTGAACCAAATAATGAGATCGATGTATGATCTAACTCAATTGAGCAAATCTCATGAGGATGCGAGAAAAAGTTTGTATAAGTTGGTTGATACAGCAACATGTGAAATATCCAACCTTGTCCAGAATTTGAGTGTAGATGATGAGACGCCGTGTGATGATATTCCAAGTGACGGTCACATTGATGAAGTATTCATACGTAACCCACCTACTGCTAAAGCAAAAAGAGTTacaaatgcaaatattacaagACATTGGGATAATAAGAGCAAAAAAGGAAatagaaaaggaaaagaaaaagctGAAAATCCAAGTAAGTtttaatttattcaaaattGTGATCATATACTAATTAAACAGTTAGATTAC
The sequence above is a segment of the Primulina tabacum isolate GXHZ01 chromosome 6, ASM2559414v2, whole genome shotgun sequence genome. Coding sequences within it:
- the LOC142548448 gene encoding protein FAR1-RELATED SEQUENCE 5-like — its product is MSRLKKHTKVENGDATALIQYFIEKANKENYFYWNVQLDDDDRVMNFFFRDYKCAVDYEYFGDVLSIDTTYRSNKYNLICAPFIGINHHMQNVLFGLAFMSDETEASFEWLFTTFLDVMYGKQPETIFSDQCQAMMNAIETVFPHSHHRLCQWHINQNAPSHFGNLNGDSNFKKSWYKCMNYCDSEDEFDATWTYMIDIYNLCGHKWLNVMYKIRKKWATAFSNGRFRAGLLATSRSEVTNMVLKKAGNKMCSLYEFVMNYTKILNKWREKEKFEDTRCRHGKPAQILKNHPLLIHAADVYTISIYKLFEIELVNSLNCKSVQPPSCFGNDWNLIEFRVKSHDENSRVRQVVFNKQNHEIKCSCSKFETMGILCKHVLMVFNSLGVTVLPNCYILKRWMKNIKTIVNNDFKESGGGGGGGGYKSEMVFVNQIMRSMYDLTQLSKSHEDARKSLYKLVDTATCEISNLVQNLSVDDETPCDDIPSDGHIDEVFIRNPPTAKAKRVTNANITRHWDNKSKKGNRKGKEKAENPSEKGGKRKGQSSQDDTTAREINNISSQQHLNLTFSQNPFLPPQHFLQYSNQMVTRFFYFHY